Proteins from a single region of Candidatus Paceibacterota bacterium:
- a CDS encoding methyl-accepting chemotaxis protein, with product MQATTTWHRLNIAFWILIVLLLAGVGLALWAANARATADTRSEQLAAARSSITYKGVLISDTVRGLLLDPGNQLELQYKREAEDALTNQLNSIQATFAEHPGLVQAVSNLNHFSSRTLADFHQQVLDTAARGDSAAATLLYNKEYPDIRNARRKLFDDLTAEIDSLRSAESKRAGLLGWVGLAPILILLLAIPIVGRVHSATVTRPLNRLVAALERMRQGDFTERLTVTRQDEFGILSENLNRVADNLSDLVGQVQRSGIQVNTTATEIAATAREQQTTAHEIATTTAEIGATSKQISATSRELVKTISEVNEVSEQTADLAGSGHTAITRMETTMRQIVEAAAAITAKLSVLSEKTTNVNSVVTTITKVADQTNLLSLNAAIEAEKAGEYGLGFAVVAMEIRRLADQTAVATFDIEKMVKEMQSAVAAGVMSMDKFSEEARRGVEEIRQVSTHLAQILHQVQTLTPRFQTVNEGMNAQATGAQQISDTLTQLTEASQQTAESLRQSNLAIEQLNSAARGLQVSVARFKLPS from the coding sequence ATGCAAGCGACGACCACTTGGCATCGCCTTAACATCGCGTTTTGGATTTTGATCGTGCTATTGCTGGCCGGCGTGGGTTTGGCGCTGTGGGCGGCCAACGCCCGGGCAACCGCCGATACGCGCTCCGAGCAGTTGGCGGCCGCCCGGTCCAGCATCACCTACAAAGGGGTGCTCATCAGTGACACGGTTCGCGGCCTGTTGTTGGATCCAGGCAACCAATTGGAGCTGCAATACAAGCGCGAAGCCGAGGATGCCTTGACCAACCAACTTAACTCCATCCAAGCCACCTTCGCCGAACACCCGGGCCTCGTTCAAGCAGTGAGCAACCTGAACCACTTCTCCTCCCGCACCCTGGCCGACTTTCACCAGCAGGTGCTCGACACTGCCGCCCGGGGTGACAGTGCCGCCGCCACCTTGCTCTACAATAAGGAATACCCGGATATTCGCAATGCGCGCCGGAAGCTCTTTGACGACTTGACGGCTGAGATAGACTCGTTGCGCAGCGCGGAATCGAAGCGCGCCGGGCTGCTCGGGTGGGTAGGCCTGGCGCCCATACTCATTCTGCTCCTAGCCATCCCCATTGTGGGCCGCGTCCATTCTGCCACCGTCACCCGACCGCTCAATCGCCTGGTGGCAGCCCTCGAACGCATGCGCCAAGGTGATTTCACCGAGCGCCTGACGGTCACACGGCAGGATGAGTTTGGCATCCTGAGCGAGAACCTCAACCGCGTGGCGGATAACCTGTCCGACCTCGTGGGCCAGGTGCAGCGCTCGGGCATCCAAGTCAACACCACCGCTACGGAGATCGCCGCAACAGCACGCGAGCAGCAGACCACCGCCCACGAAATCGCCACCACGACCGCTGAGATCGGCGCCACCTCCAAGCAGATTTCCGCCACCTCCAGGGAGTTGGTCAAAACCATAAGCGAGGTCAACGAGGTCTCCGAACAAACGGCCGACCTCGCCGGCAGCGGACACACGGCCATCACGCGCATGGAGACCACCATGCGCCAAATCGTGGAGGCTGCCGCCGCCATCACCGCCAAGCTGTCCGTGCTCAGCGAGAAAACGACCAACGTCAACTCCGTCGTCACCACCATCACCAAGGTGGCCGACCAGACCAACCTGCTGTCGCTCAACGCCGCCATCGAGGCCGAAAAGGCCGGCGAATACGGCTTGGGCTTCGCCGTGGTGGCCATGGAAATCCGCCGCCTGGCGGACCAGACCGCCGTGGCCACCTTCGACATCGAGAAGATGGTAAAGGAGATGCAATCGGCCGTCGCCGCCGGGGTGATGAGTATGGACAAGTTTTCGGAGGAGGCACGCCGCGGGGTGGAGGAAATCCGGCAGGTGAGCACCCATTTGGCGCAGATTCTCCACCAAGTCCAGACGCTCACGCCGCGGTTCCAGACGGTGAACGAAGGCATGAACGCTCAGGCCACCGGAGCCCAGCAGATCAGCGACACGCTGACGCAACTGACCGAAGCCTCGCAGCAAACAGCAGAGTCCCTGCGCCAGTCCAACCTGGCGATCGAGCAATTGAACAGCGCTGCCCGCGGCCTGCAGGTGAGTGTGGCCCGGTTCAAGCTGCCCAGCTAG
- a CDS encoding chemotaxis protein CheW — protein MLFLLFQLDQDRYALEASRVVEVVPLLEMKQLPEAPRGVVGIFNYRGRPVPAVDLSALTLGQPARERFSTRIIIVNYPDGGGTNRLLGLIAEQATETMRRDAKDFLDSGVKLDHAPYLGPILMDQQRPVQWIYEQRLLSDSVRNSLFAETAAHEAD, from the coding sequence ATGCTGTTTCTGCTCTTCCAACTGGACCAGGACCGCTACGCACTGGAGGCCAGCCGCGTGGTCGAGGTCGTCCCGCTGTTGGAGATGAAGCAACTGCCCGAGGCGCCCCGCGGAGTAGTCGGGATCTTCAATTATCGCGGCCGTCCAGTGCCCGCCGTGGACCTGTCGGCGCTGACCCTGGGCCAGCCAGCCCGGGAGCGGTTCAGCACGCGGATCATCATCGTCAATTACCCGGACGGCGGCGGGACCAACCGGCTGCTCGGACTGATTGCCGAGCAGGCCACCGAGACGATGCGCAGAGACGCCAAAGACTTCCTGGACTCGGGCGTCAAACTCGACCACGCACCTTATCTGGGCCCTATCCTCATGGACCAGCAGCGCCCGGTCCAGTGGATCTACGAACAACGCCTGCTCTCGGATTCCGTGCGCAACAGCTTGTTCGCGGAAACCGCCGCACATGAAGCAGATTGA
- a CDS encoding CheR family methyltransferase, whose amino-acid sequence MKQIEQLLRQTMGLSGAALGPTGIQRAVRHRMRSLGLKRVEDYRQLLPAPRGEWSELVELVVVPESWFFRESEAIAAFTRAVTGAWLPAHPHASLRVLSLPCAAGEEPYSLAIALLEAGVPPSRFQIEAGDISTRALAAAQRGVYRGNAFRGKDLWYRDRYFQQAKDGFVLAPAVRQCVRFFQANLLSDTFLPGHGVYDFVFCRNLLIYFDAPTQRNVLARLERLLAPGGILFVGPVERPMALDFGLVSANLCSAFTVRQPGRAPRRPKPPRPLNRQVPAPQLPGNGGPKPGPLPGADLDAALRHIQAGRLKEAAEICESRLLRDPACAQAYYLLGRVREAGGDPRALDCLRKAIYLEPNHCDSLEWMAYLLEQNGDSGRARAYKIRAQRIRLKT is encoded by the coding sequence ATGAAGCAGATTGAACAATTGCTCCGGCAGACGATGGGCCTGAGTGGCGCCGCCCTGGGCCCCACGGGCATCCAGCGCGCGGTTCGGCACCGGATGCGGAGCCTTGGCCTGAAGCGAGTGGAGGATTACCGACAACTGCTCCCAGCCCCGCGCGGGGAATGGAGCGAGTTGGTGGAGTTAGTGGTGGTCCCCGAATCCTGGTTCTTCCGCGAGTCCGAGGCAATTGCGGCGTTTACGCGCGCGGTGACCGGGGCCTGGCTGCCCGCCCACCCGCATGCTTCGCTACGGGTGCTGAGCCTGCCCTGCGCAGCGGGGGAAGAACCCTATTCGCTGGCGATCGCCCTGCTGGAGGCGGGGGTGCCGCCCAGCCGGTTCCAAATCGAGGCGGGGGACATCAGCACACGCGCGTTGGCTGCGGCCCAGCGGGGCGTTTACCGCGGGAATGCCTTTCGCGGCAAGGACCTCTGGTACCGCGACCGCTATTTTCAGCAGGCCAAAGACGGCTTCGTGCTGGCCCCGGCGGTGCGGCAGTGTGTGCGCTTCTTCCAGGCCAACCTATTGAGCGACACTTTCCTGCCCGGACACGGGGTTTATGACTTCGTTTTCTGCCGCAACCTGCTCATTTACTTCGACGCGCCGACCCAGCGCAATGTGTTGGCCCGACTGGAGCGCTTGCTGGCGCCTGGCGGAATTCTATTTGTCGGGCCGGTTGAACGACCGATGGCTTTGGACTTCGGTTTGGTCAGCGCCAACCTCTGCTCGGCCTTCACCGTCCGCCAACCTGGGCGCGCCCCCCGCCGCCCGAAGCCCCCCCGACCGCTGAACCGTCAAGTTCCCGCACCACAGCTCCCGGGCAACGGCGGACCCAAACCGGGTCCCCTGCCCGGAGCCGACCTGGACGCCGCGCTCCGCCACATCCAAGCCGGGCGCCTAAAGGAGGCCGCTGAAATATGCGAGTCCCGCCTGCTACGGGACCCGGCGTGCGCCCAGGCGTATTATCTGCTCGGGCGGGTGCGTGAGGCCGGCGGCGATCCTCGCGCGTTGGACTGCCTCCGCAAAGCCATTTACCTCGAGCCCAACCATTGTGATAGTTTAGAGTGGATGGCATATTTGCTGGAGCAGAATGGCGATTCCGGACGTGCGCGCGCGTATAAGATCCGCGCCCAGCGAATCAGGCTCAAGACATAG